In one window of Trachemys scripta elegans isolate TJP31775 chromosome 5, CAS_Tse_1.0, whole genome shotgun sequence DNA:
- the SGCB gene encoding beta-sarcoglycan isoform X1 yields MAAAAAAAATASDQQSSNGPVKKSMREKAVERRNVNKEHNSNFKAGYIPIDEDRLHKTGLRGRKGNLAICVIVLLFILAVINLIITLVIWAVIRIGPNGCDSMEFHESGLLRFKQVSDMGVIHPLYKSTVGGRRNEDLVITGNNQPIVFQQGTTKLSVEKDKTSITSDIGMEFIDPRTQNTLFSTDYETHEFHLPNGVKILNVQKASTERITSNATSDLNIKVDGRAIVRGNEGVFIMGKTIEFRMGGDMELKAENSIILNGTVMLSTSRLPSSYGEKFNNVDWLRYKLCMCADGTLFRVEVKTRNMGCQTAVNPCGTTD; encoded by the exons CAAAGTTCTAATGGCCCCGTGAAGAAATCTATGCGTGAGAAGGCTGTGGAGCGGAGAAACGTTAATAAAGAACACAACAGTAACTTTAAGGCTGGATATATCCCAATTGATGAAGACCGTCTCCATAAAACAGGCTTACGAGGCAGGAAAGGCAACTTGGCTATTTGTGTgattgttcttctttttattttagcTGTCATCAATTTGATT ATCACACTTGTCATCTGGGCTGTGATTCGTATTGGGCCCAATGGTTGTGACAGCATGGAGTTTCATGAGAGCGGCTTACTGCGATTTAAACAAGTATCCGACATGGGAGTTATACATCCATTATATAAAAGTACAGTAGGAGGGAGGCGTAATGAAGATTTGGTTATCACTGGAAATAACCAGCCT ATTGTATTTCAGCAAGGAACAACAAAACTTAGTGTTGAAAAGGACAAAACCTCCATTACCAGTGATATTGGTATGGAATTTATTGACCCAAGGACACAAAATACTTTGTTCAGCACAGACTATGAGACTCATGAGTTTCATTTGCCAAATGGAGTGAAAATTTTGAATGTACAGAAGGCATCTACAGAGAGG atTACCAGCAATGCTACCAGTGACCTAAATATAAAGGTTGACGGACGTGCCATTGTTCGTGGAAATGAAGGTGTTTTCATCATGGGCAAAACCATTGAGTTTCGCATGGGTGGTGATATGGAACTAAAGGCA GAAAACAGCATTATCTTAAATGGAACTGTGATGCTCAGCACGTCTCGACTGCCAAGTTCTTATGGGGAAAAGTTTAATAATGTTGACTGGCTGCGCTATAAGCTCTGTATGTGTGCAGATGGAACTCTATTTCGAGTTGAAGTAAAGACCCGCAACATGGGTTGTCAAACCGCAGTCAACCCGTGTGGAACCACAGACTAA
- the SGCB gene encoding beta-sarcoglycan isoform X2 produces MREKAVERRNVNKEHNSNFKAGYIPIDEDRLHKTGLRGRKGNLAICVIVLLFILAVINLIITLVIWAVIRIGPNGCDSMEFHESGLLRFKQVSDMGVIHPLYKSTVGGRRNEDLVITGNNQPIVFQQGTTKLSVEKDKTSITSDIGMEFIDPRTQNTLFSTDYETHEFHLPNGVKILNVQKASTERITSNATSDLNIKVDGRAIVRGNEGVFIMGKTIEFRMGGDMELKAENSIILNGTVMLSTSRLPSSYGEKFNNVDWLRYKLCMCADGTLFRVEVKTRNMGCQTAVNPCGTTD; encoded by the exons ATGCGTGAGAAGGCTGTGGAGCGGAGAAACGTTAATAAAGAACACAACAGTAACTTTAAGGCTGGATATATCCCAATTGATGAAGACCGTCTCCATAAAACAGGCTTACGAGGCAGGAAAGGCAACTTGGCTATTTGTGTgattgttcttctttttattttagcTGTCATCAATTTGATT ATCACACTTGTCATCTGGGCTGTGATTCGTATTGGGCCCAATGGTTGTGACAGCATGGAGTTTCATGAGAGCGGCTTACTGCGATTTAAACAAGTATCCGACATGGGAGTTATACATCCATTATATAAAAGTACAGTAGGAGGGAGGCGTAATGAAGATTTGGTTATCACTGGAAATAACCAGCCT ATTGTATTTCAGCAAGGAACAACAAAACTTAGTGTTGAAAAGGACAAAACCTCCATTACCAGTGATATTGGTATGGAATTTATTGACCCAAGGACACAAAATACTTTGTTCAGCACAGACTATGAGACTCATGAGTTTCATTTGCCAAATGGAGTGAAAATTTTGAATGTACAGAAGGCATCTACAGAGAGG atTACCAGCAATGCTACCAGTGACCTAAATATAAAGGTTGACGGACGTGCCATTGTTCGTGGAAATGAAGGTGTTTTCATCATGGGCAAAACCATTGAGTTTCGCATGGGTGGTGATATGGAACTAAAGGCA GAAAACAGCATTATCTTAAATGGAACTGTGATGCTCAGCACGTCTCGACTGCCAAGTTCTTATGGGGAAAAGTTTAATAATGTTGACTGGCTGCGCTATAAGCTCTGTATGTGTGCAGATGGAACTCTATTTCGAGTTGAAGTAAAGACCCGCAACATGGGTTGTCAAACCGCAGTCAACCCGTGTGGAACCACAGACTAA
- the LRRC66 gene encoding leucine-rich repeat-containing protein 66 — protein sequence MKTKYLIYDIYVKQKYSPSLVRNARDINAVIRQGRTEGDFTLAVCLSVLITFVCAFCLGAFTRPYIGRLWRQICRKKSSASENTFSNQGFSAETLTTENISNTQTSVQQNLSFCSGNSSRNVGSDIVDATSLHKVALHNRVLAINTEEANQDQSSNYIKVKKEKVSQNSQATNSAGEADINIGNNDIFSAMSDHQCSNIAFRRELSNNDISSCDDSKYLFNEDSGKSRFSPIANRFNMDSYSLHIESSDLNSPFARETNFPFSEAQIQTNAQSSEYNDVNNRSNLLQTEIAVSLQENKRQMTSHTQPLNTQQYMLKRHNCDKELDVNDNIDMLNNSENFILPSSCESDINIENSNTYQTQKNSAGIQEFDCKEENTRNKDNPVDMFNDSSSTDEGSAFTLSDSSSLTDSELGQSNAGDDHLTNPSVTEQVISLNSSTGKFTTLLQNPTITTGFQDIMEKHENKNETYSETAIISGSGTGMSETHSSVLHIDSSHTDISDIFHIDKFDDHVTLSDSNTNNPPCCEVPGIFEYVTNPNSPAQNKISNPVCKQNINLNYVTLPPLKYSPRSIPDTENIISKNTYLQLCEFSTLTQHFDRSTPSHQKENVTEINTEENHIAHSSSLKNYGEDDITLNIANIKTPHMNNNFIFTSIDFGSNCVANKASLLHSNITTDEPFLQSHSESTDEKSVANITERQGSSVQEQQHMNMSGTCAQRIHRGFNERECDKYTEQKVLSGMDKGNSSLCTAEMKFHNIMTDSSHVTSSETMQSVCNEEKYLQPDHESEENVCFSTHPQSYFNANVQHSLYKVSQNAQGNTIASRTNSSETENETSLAELENSSKADAILQNSSKKPDKKNEATRERLLTEGSFFVKKKKAFDGFASVLQSRTLDSTK from the coding sequence ATGAAGACGAAATATCTCATCTATGACATATATGTGAAGCAAAAATATTCACCATCCTTGGTTAGAAATGCCAGAGACATCAATGCTGTTATTAGACAAGGAAGAACAGAAGGAGACTTCACCTTAGCAGTCTGTCTCTCAGTTCTAATTAcgtttgtttgtgctttttgtctTGGTGCTTTCACTAGACCTTACATTGGCAGACTCTGGAGACAAATATGCAGAAAGAAAAGCTCAGCTtcagaaaatacattttctaatCAAGGATTTTCAGCTGAAACTCTGACAACAGAGAACATTTCAAACACACAAACAAGCGTACAGCAAAATTTGTCTTTTTGTAGTGGAAACTCTTCAAGAAATGTAGGCTCTGACATTGTGGATGCTACTAGCTTGCATAAAGTTGCCCTTCATAACAGAGTACTTGCAATAAATACAGAAGAAGCAAACCAAGATCAAAGCAGCAACTATATCaaagtaaagaaagaaaaggtgTCTCAGAATAGCCAAGCAACTAATTCTGCTGGTGAAGCAGATATAAACATTGGTAATAATGACATTTTTTCTGCAATGTCAGATCATCAGTGTAGCAATATTGCCTTTCGAAGAGAATTATCAAATAATGACATTTCATCATGTGATGATTCAAAATACCTTTTTAATGAAGATTCAGGAAAAAGCAGGTTCTCTCCTATAGCGAATAGATTTAACATGGACTCTTACTCACTCCACATTGAATCTTCAGATTTAAATTCACCATTTGCAAGAGAAACTAACTTTCCATTTTCTGAAGCACAAATACAAACAAACGCACAGAGTTCTGAATACAATGATGTAAACAACAGATCTAATCTGTTGCAGACTGAAATTGCAGTCTCTCTTCAGGAGAATAAGAGACAAATGACTTCCCACACTCAGCCACTGAATACTCAACAATATATGCTCAAAAGGCATAACTGTGATAAAGAGCTTGATGTAAATGACAACATAGATATGCTCAATAACAGTGAGAATTTTATTTTACCTTCTAGCTGTGAAAGTGATATAAATATTGAGAATTCAAACACCTACCAAACACAGAAAAATTCTGCTGGTATTCAAGAGTTTGATTGTAAAGAAGAAAATACTAGAAATAAAGACAATCCAGTGGACATGTTTAATGACAGCAGTTCCACAGATGAAGGGTCTGCATTCACACTGAGTGATTCTAGTTCTTTAACAGACAGTGAACTGGGGCAATCTAATGCTGGTGATGATCATCTGACCAACCCGTCAGTAACAGAGCAGGTGATTAGCTTAAACAGTAGTACTGGCAAGTTCACCACATTGCTACAGAATCCTACAATTACTACTGGATTTCAAGATATTAtggaaaaacatgaaaataagaATGAAACATATTCTGAAACAGCTATTATTTCTGGATCAGGTACTGGCATGTCTGAAACACATTCATCTGTTCTTCATATAGATTCATCTCACACTGATATATCTGACATATTTCATATTGATAAGTTTGATGATCATGTAACTCTGTCAGATTCAAATACAAATAATCCTCCATGTTGTGAAGTTCCTGGTATATTTGAGTATGTTACCAACCCAAATTCACCAGCCCAGAATAAAATTTCTAATCCTGTctgcaaacaaaatataaatttgaATTACGTAACATTACCACCATTAAAGTATTCTCCCAGATCTATTCCAGATACAGAGAACATTATTTCTAAAAACACTTATTTGCAGCTTTGTGAATTTTCTACTTTAACTCAGCATTTTGACAGATCCACCCCCTCtcatcaaaaagaaaatgttactgAGATCAATACAGAAGAAAATCATATAGCTCACAGTTCTTCCCTGAAGAATTACGGGGAAGATGACATTACATTAAATATAGCAAATATTAAAACTCCTCACATGAACAATAATTTTATATTCACTTCTATTGATTTTGGTTCGAACTGTGTTGCTAATAAAGCATCACTTCTGCATTCCAATATAACTACTGATGAACCATTTCTTCAATCTCATTCAGAGAGCACAGATGAAAAATCTGTTGCAAACATTACTGAGAGACAGGGCTCATCAGTGCAAGAGCAACAGCATATGAACATGTCTGGGACTTGTGCACAAAGAATACACAGAGGTTTTAATGAAAGGGAATGTGATaaatacacagaacaaaaagttttgTCTGGAATGGATAAAGGCAATTCTAGCTTGTGTACAGCAGAAATGAAGTTTCACAATATTATGACAGATTCAAGCCATGTTACCTCTTCTGAGACAATGCAATCAGTTTGCAATGAAGAAAAATACCTACAACCTGATCATGAGAGTGAAGAGAATGTATGTTTCTCAACACATCCCCAGAGCTATTTTAATGCAAATGTGCAACATAGTTTATATAAGGTGTCACAGAATGCTCAAGGAAATACAATCGCCAGCAGAACCAATTCCAGTGAGACTGAGAATGAAACTTCGTTGGCAGAATTAGAAAACAGCTCTAAGGCAGATGCAATCCTCCAAAATTCAAGCAAAAAACCTgataaaaaaaatgaagccaCAAGAGAGCGGCTTTTAACAGAGGGCAGCTTTTTTGTTAAGAAGAAAAAAGCCTTTGATGGTTTTGCAAGTGTTCTACAAAGCAGAACATTGGATTCCACAAAATAA